One Odontesthes bonariensis isolate fOdoBon6 chromosome 17, fOdoBon6.hap1, whole genome shotgun sequence genomic window carries:
- the acp7 gene encoding acid phosphatase type 7 codes for MGPIHAACTLLGLAPLLVLSVPPLWTQPEQVHLSSAGVPGSMVVTWTTFNRTESKVEYGLLGGRLFEMSAKGDATLFVDSGEEKRKMFIHRVTLTDLKPAATYVYHCGSDEGWSDVFSFAALNDSSSFSPRFALYGDMGNENPQSLARLQKETQLGMYDVILHIGDFAYDMHEDNARIGDEFMRQIQSIAAYVPYMTCPGNHEATYNFSNYRNRFSMPGQTESLWYSWNLGSAHIISFSTEVYFYLEFGLDLLFKQYEWLKKDLEEANKPENRAVRPWIITMGHRPMYCSDDDQDDCTNFDSFVRLGRNDTKPPAPGLEDLFYGYGVDVELWAHEHTYERLWPVYGDKVHNGSTEQPYVNPKAPVHIITGSAGCREKTDKFNPNPKEWSAFRSTDYGFSRMHVVNATHLYLEQVSDDQYGKVIDSIWVVKEKHGYAAWL; via the exons ATGGGGCCAATTCATGCTGCCTGTACCCTGTTAGGCCTTGCACCACTGTTGGTGCTCAGTGTTCCTCCTCTTTGGACACAGCCTGAGCAGGtgcacctctcctctgcag gaGTACCAGGCTCCATGGTTGTGACTTGGACCACCTTCAATAGGACAGAGAGCAAGGTGGAGTACGGCCTTCTTGGAGGTCGGCTCTTTGAGATGAGCGCCAAAGGGGATGCTACTTTGTTTGTGGACTCGGGGGAGGAAAAGAGGAAGATGTTCATTCACAGAGTGACCCTGACAGACCTCAAACCTGCTGCTACATATG TCTACCACTGTGGCAGTGATGAAGGCTGGAGCGATGTGTTCTCTTTCGCTGCTCTGAACGACAGCTCGAGTTTCAGCCCCAGGTTTGCTCTGTATGGTGATATGGGCAATGAGAACCCTCAGTCTTTGGCCCGTCTGCAAAAGGAGACTCAACTTGGCATGTATGATGTCATCCTGCATATAG gggACTTTGCCTACGATATGCATGAG GACAATGCCAGGATTGGAGATGAGTTCATGAGGCAGATCCAGTCCATAGCTGCCTACGTGCCCTACATGACCTGTCCAGGCAACCACGAAGCTACATA CAACTTCTCTAACTACAGGAATCGCTTCAGCATGCCGGGCCAGACTGAGAGCCTCTGGTACAG CTGGAACCTGGGGTCAGCCCACATCATCTCGTTCTCCACAGAGGTTTACTTCTATCTCGAATTTGGCCTGGACCTTCTCTTCAAGCAATATGAGTGGCTGAAGAAAGACCTAGAG GAGGCCAACAAGCCTGAGAACAGGGCAGTGCGTCCATGGATCATCACTATGGGCCACAGACCCATGTACTGCTCTGACGACGACCAGGACGACTGCACCAACTTTGACTCCTTT GTCCGACTGGGGAGAAATGACACCAAACCACCAGCTCCTGGTCTCGAGGATCTATTTTACGGCTATG GGGTGGATGTGGAGTTGTGGGCACACGAGCACACATATGAGAGACTTTGGCCTGTCTATGGCGACAAG GTGCACAATGGCAGCACAGAGCAGCCGTATGTGAACCCTAAGGCTCCAGTTCACATTATCACAGGCTCTGCT GGCTGCAGAGAGAAGACTGACAAGTTCAATCCAAACCCCAAAGAGTGGAGCGCTTTCCGCAGCACAGACTACGGCTTCAGCCGCATGCACGTGGTTAACGCCACCCACCTTTACTTGGAACAGGTCTCAGATGACCAG TATGGCAAAGTGATTGACAGCATATGGGTGGTGAAAGAAAAACACGGCTACGCTGCCTGGCTGTGA